TGCTTCTCGCCCCGGTCATGGCGCTGCTGCTCGCCGTCGCCGCGCTCCCGCCGGCCTCCGCGGCCGAGGACGTCCTGCCGCCGCGGGTCACGGTCCACGACAGCCGGACCTCGAGCCCGTCCGTGGACATCGCGCGCGTCACGCTGCGCGGCGCCCCCTGGGAGAACCCCACCCAGTACGTGGAGGTCGAGGTGCCCGGCGGGTTCCGGCCCGGGCACCACCTCACGGTCTGGTTCGACGTCGACGGCGACGCCGAGCCGGAGGGTCGCCTCGACGCGCGGCTGAGGAAGCCCGGACCGAAGCGCCGCTCCGACCTCCGCGTCGACCAGCAGTTCCGGATCGGTGGCGGCTGGGACGACCCCGGCACCCGCGTGCACTGCCGCGACGACCAGGACTTCATGCCGGTCGGAAACGTGCGGCCCGGTGACGCCGTGCTCGTCGTCGGTCTCTCCTCCCTGTGGGACTGCCTCCAGCTCCCCTACCCGTCTGGCGATGACCACGGCGCCTGGCGGACGGCGGTGCGGGTGGCCAAGGACGGCCGGAGCGACACCGCGCCCAGCAGACGCGGATGGAGCCCACAGGTGCTGGGCTGGTGCGGGCGTCAACCCCGGTGTGGGTGAGCCGGTCGCGCAACCGCGCCACGGCCTACGGGTCGTCGTACACCGGAGGGCCGCCACACTGCCGCTCGACCTCAAGTTACCAACGGGTAGGATCAGTGTCACTCCGTAGCGCGCGGCTGTCGGCAGGTGCGGCGGCCTAGGCTGCGGACCTCTACGCCCTACCGAGGAGCACCCCTCCATGCAGATGTTCGCGATCGTCGTCTCGTTCGCACTGACCGCCGCCGCGGTCGCCATGCTGGTCCCGGCCGTACGCCGGATGCTCGGCGTGATCCGGGCGAGCCAGCCCGCGCCGGGCCGCAGCGACAACCCGGCCGGTCGCACCGCGACGATGCTCAAGGAGACGTTCCTCCACACGCGGATGCTCCAGTGGCACTGGGTCGGCATCATGCACTGGTTCGTCTACATGGGGTTCCTGCTGCTCAGCACCGCGGTGCTGGCGGCCTACTTCCAGCTCTTCAAGCCCGACTTCGCCTACCCCGTCATCGGCCACTGGTACCCCTTCGAGTGGCTGATGGAGCTCATCGGCGCGCTGAGCACGGTCGGCATCGTCTTCCTGATCGTCTACCGGCAGCGCCACCACCCCCGCAACGAGGGCCGCCGGAGCCGCTTCTTCGGCTCGACCTTCTGGCAGGCCTACTTCGTCGAGGCGCTCGCGCTGCTGGAGGGCTCGGCGATCCTCTTCGTCCGCGCCGCGGAGTGGCGCCTCGACGAGGAGGCCGGCCGCGCCCACTACCCGTTCTCGTCGTGGCTCGGCGACCTGCTCTACCCGAGCTCCGTCGACTCGCTCGAGAACCTCATCTACGTCATCGCGACGCTCAAGATCGCGCTGGCGATGGTCTGGCTGATGGTGATCGCCCGCAACATCACCATGGGCATCGCCTGGCACCGCTTCACGACCTGGTTCAACATCTGGTTCAAGCGCGAGGCCGACGGCAGCACGGCGCTCGGCGCCATGAAGCCGCTGACGTCCGACGGCAAGGCGATCACCCTCGACGACATCGACGACCTCGACGAGGACTCCACGCTGGGCGTGGGCTCGATCGACGACTTCTCGTGGAAGGGCATTCTCGACTTCACGACCTGCACCGAGTGCGGTCGCTGCCAGTCGCAGTGCCCCGCCTGGAACACCGAGAAGCCGCTGTCGCCCAAGCTGCTCATCACGAGCCTGCGCGACCACGCCTACGGCAAGCACGACGGTGAGGAGGCGCACGCCGAGCGCCAGCTCGTCGGGGTCGGCTCCAAGGGCGAGACCGCTGGCGCCGGCACCGACGTCCTCGACTACTTCTACAACCCCGCCGACGGCGACTTCGTCATCGACGAGGACGTGCTGTGGAGCTGCACGTCGTGCGGCGCGTGCGTCCAGCAGTGCCCCGTCGACATCGAGCACGTCGACCACATCATGGACATGCGGCGCTACCAGCTGCTCGTCGAGTCCAACTTCCCCGCCGAGCTCAACCAGCTGTTCAAGGGCCTGGAGAACAAGGGCAACCCGTGGAACATGTCCGCCACCGCGCGGATGGACTGGGCCAAGGGCCTCGACTTCGACGTGCCGGTCGTCGGTGAGGACCTGGAGTCCCTCGAGTCGGTCGACTGGCTGTTCTGGGTCGGCTGCGCCGGGGCGTACGAGGACCGCGCGAAGAAGACGACCCGCGCGGTCGCCGAGCTGCTCGACCTGGCCGGCATCTCCTTCGGCGTGCTCGGCAACGGCGAGACCTGCACCGGCGACCCCGCTCGGCGTGCCGGCAACGAGTTCGTCTTCCAGGGCCTCGCGCAGCAGAACGTCGAGACGTTCAAGGAGTACAAGGTCAAGAAGGTCGTCTCGACCTGCGCCCACTGCTTCAACACGCTCAAGAACGAGTACAAGGACTTCGGCATCGAGCTCGAGGTCGTCCACCACACCCAGCTGCTCAACCGCCTCGTGCGCGAGGGCAGGCTGACCCCCGTCAAGGACGGCGCGGGCGCCGCGAAGCGCTCGATCACCTACCACGACCCGTGCTACCTCGGTCGCCACAACCAGGTCTACTCGCCGCCGCGCGAGCTGCTCCAGGTGCTGCCCGGCGCGGAGTACGTCGAGATGGAGCGCCACTCCGAGAAGTCCTTCTGCTGCGGCGCCGGTGGCGCGCGCATGTGGATGGAGGAGAACCTCGGCGAGCGGATCAACCTCAACCGCACCAAGGAGGCCGTCGGCACCGGCGCCGACCAGATCGCCGTCGGCTGCCCGTTCTGCCGGGTCATGCTCTCCGACGGGCTCACGGCCCAGCAGGCGAACGGCGAGGCCCGCGAGGGGGTCGAGGTCCTCGATGTCGCGCAGATGCTGCTGGCCTCGGTCAAGGGCGAGCAGGCGACCAAGGCCGCCCCCGCGTCGTCCCCTGCCGCTGTCCCCGCGGCTGCCCCCGCCGCTGCCGCAGCCGGCGCGACGGCCTCCGACGTGGCCACCAAGGACGAGCCGGAGGCCGGCGACGTCACCCTCACCGACGACACCGTCGCCGAGACCGCCGACGTCGGCCCGGCCGCCAAGGCGTCCGGAGGCTCGTCGCTCTTCGACACCCCGGCCGACTCGGCGTCCGGCGGCTCGTCGCTCTTCGACACCCCGGCCGACTCGGCGTCCGGCGGCTCGTCGCTCTTCGACACCCCGGCCGACGCCTCGAAGCCGGCTCCGTCCACCGACCTCGGCGGCGGGTCGCTCTTCGACCTGGGCGCGCCCGGGGAGGAGCCGGCAGCCCCCGCCCCGGCTCCCGAGAAGGCGGCCGGGAGGGCAGCCGCGGCGCCGCCCGCCACCGTCCTCGGCGGCGGAGGCTCGCTGTTCGACATCGCGGCGCCCGAGCCCGCCGCGGAGTCCCCCGCGACCAGCGGTGGCGAGCCGACCGAGCCGGTCGAGCCGGTCGGGGCGCCGACCTCGAGCGGTACGGCGTCCACCCCGGCCACGGACACAGACCTGTCGGACCTCGGCTCGCTCTTCGACGTGGAGGCACCGGCGAGCGAGCCCGCCCCGGCAGCCATCGAGTCCGCTCCTGCGGAGGCGGTCGCGGACCCCGAGCCCGAGCCCGAGCAGGCAGCGGCCGCCGAGCCGGAGCCCGTCGGGTCACCCGCTCCGACCAGCGGCACGACGGCCGAGCCCGCCACCGACGTCGACCTGTCGAGCCTCGGCTCGCTCTTCGACGTCGAGGCACCGGCGTCCGCCCCACCGCCCGCGGCGAGCGAGCCCGAGCCGACGGCCCCCGCCGAGCCCGCGCCGAAGGCCGAGCCCGTCGAGGACGAGGCGCCGGCATCCGGGGCCGACGACGTACCGCCGACGCAGAAGCCCGCGTCCGACGACGCCGGCCCAGCACCACGCACCGACGTCGACATCAGCGGATCGAGCTCGCTCTTCGACCTCTGACCGCTTAGGCGGTGGACCCGGAGGGCGACTGGGGCGACGTGGAGAGCGACCCGGCACGTGCCGCGCCGCGCGGGAGCGCCGGGTGCGGGCGCGACCGTGGCAACGTGCTGACCGTCGCGGGCATCACACCAGTGGTCCACGACATCGACCACTGGAGGACATCATGCGTCGTACGACGCCGCTGACCGCCGCGGCCCTTCTGGTGCTCACCCTGCTCGGGCCGACCGGCGCCGCCGCGTCGGCCGCCGCCGAGACCTGCCGGGGCGAGGTTGCCACCCTCGTCGGGGCCGGGCAGCTCATCACCGGCACGGAGGGTCGCGACGTCATCGTCACCAACGGCGCGACACGCGTCGTGGCGGTGGGCGGCGACGACGTGATCTGCCTGACGGGCATGTCTCCGTCCGGGCACGCCACGATCGACGCGGGAGCCGGCGATGACCTCGTGGACGGCACGGCCTGGCGCGGCTCGGTCCAGGCCGAGCTCGGCGAGGGAGCGGACCGCTTCGAGGGAGGCGACGGGGAGAACGTCGTCGCTGCCGGCCCCGCTGACACCGCGCGCGACGTCATCATCGGTGGCGACGCACGGGACGTGGTGGACACCGGCGTGCCCGGCGAGCCCAACGCCGACGTCGTCGACCTGGGCGCCGGCGACGACGCACTCGACTATGCAGGCGTGATGGCTCCCGGTGGATCGATCGCCGGTGGCGACGGCGTGGACGAGCTCCTCCCCTCGACCTCGCGATCCGGGGCCACGACGATCGACAACGCTTCGGGGACCCTCGTGGTCGACCAGCAGGTCATCGCGACCTGGTCGGGTCTGGAGACGTTCTACACCGGGACGATCGGCGGCGCCCCCCTCCAGTTCGTCGGCACCGCGGCCGACGAGGCCCTCGTCGCGCGGGCGTCCGGCCCCGTCGACGCGAGCTTCGGCGCCGGGGACGACACCCTCGTGGCGGACGAGGCACCACGTGCCGGGAGCTCGATCGAGGGCGGTCGTGGCCACGACGGGTTCTACGTCACCACCGAGAGCGGCCTGCTGGACCTCGACCTGGCGCGCGGCAGGCTCGTCACGGGCGCCGAGGCGCGGCGCACGATCCCGGTCACCGACTTCGAGAACGCCTCGTTGTACGCCCACCGCGTCGTCCTCACCGGCACCCGGGACGGCAACAGCCTGACGTTCGGCGCGTGCGACGCCACCGTCCGCGGTCGGGGCGGAGCGGACACGGTCCAACCTGACAGTGAGTCCATGTTCGAGACCGTCTTCTGCCCTCGCTTCCCGAAGGCGCGGGTCGACGGCGGCCGCGGCGACGACGACCTCCGGGGCACGCGGGGCCGCGACGTGCTTCGCGGCGGCACGGGCAACGACCGGCTCGACGGACGGCAGGGCCCGGACCGACTCCACGGCGGCGCGGGACGCGACGAGCTGAGGGGCAGGTCCGGCGAGGACGAGCTCCGGGGCGAGAGCGGGCGCGATCGCGCCGACGGAGGGAGTGGGCGCGACTCCTGCCGCGCCGAGCGCGAGCGCCGCTGCGAACGCTGACGCCGTCACGCCGCCACATCGGGGCCGGGCGGGGCCGCGCGTGCGTGACCTGACGGATCTCGCGGCATCATGGCGTCACCGCGAAGCCGCGGTGACATCGCATACTCCTTGACATGACATCATCGTGATGTCATCGTGGTGCGCATGGACATCACCCCCTACGTCGACGGCCTGCGCCGCGACCTCGTCGCCGCGGCGGAGGCGGGCAGCGACGAGCTGCGGCAGGCGGCCGAGCGGTTGGCCTACGCGCTCGACCCGAGCGCGCGGCTCGCGCTGATGGAGGCCATCTCCCACGCCGCGGCGGAGATCACCGCCGAGCTCCCGGACGGCAGCGTCGACGTCCGGCTGGTGGGTCGCGAGCTCGACTTCGTCGTCGAGGTCGCCCCGCCCGCCGCCATCCCCGCACCGCCCCCGCCGC
The sequence above is drawn from the Nocardioides sp. zg-1228 genome and encodes:
- a CDS encoding heterodisulfide reductase-related iron-sulfur binding cluster, coding for MQMFAIVVSFALTAAAVAMLVPAVRRMLGVIRASQPAPGRSDNPAGRTATMLKETFLHTRMLQWHWVGIMHWFVYMGFLLLSTAVLAAYFQLFKPDFAYPVIGHWYPFEWLMELIGALSTVGIVFLIVYRQRHHPRNEGRRSRFFGSTFWQAYFVEALALLEGSAILFVRAAEWRLDEEAGRAHYPFSSWLGDLLYPSSVDSLENLIYVIATLKIALAMVWLMVIARNITMGIAWHRFTTWFNIWFKREADGSTALGAMKPLTSDGKAITLDDIDDLDEDSTLGVGSIDDFSWKGILDFTTCTECGRCQSQCPAWNTEKPLSPKLLITSLRDHAYGKHDGEEAHAERQLVGVGSKGETAGAGTDVLDYFYNPADGDFVIDEDVLWSCTSCGACVQQCPVDIEHVDHIMDMRRYQLLVESNFPAELNQLFKGLENKGNPWNMSATARMDWAKGLDFDVPVVGEDLESLESVDWLFWVGCAGAYEDRAKKTTRAVAELLDLAGISFGVLGNGETCTGDPARRAGNEFVFQGLAQQNVETFKEYKVKKVVSTCAHCFNTLKNEYKDFGIELEVVHHTQLLNRLVREGRLTPVKDGAGAAKRSITYHDPCYLGRHNQVYSPPRELLQVLPGAEYVEMERHSEKSFCCGAGGARMWMEENLGERINLNRTKEAVGTGADQIAVGCPFCRVMLSDGLTAQQANGEAREGVEVLDVAQMLLASVKGEQATKAAPASSPAAVPAAAPAAAAAGATASDVATKDEPEAGDVTLTDDTVAETADVGPAAKASGGSSLFDTPADSASGGSSLFDTPADSASGGSSLFDTPADASKPAPSTDLGGGSLFDLGAPGEEPAAPAPAPEKAAGRAAAAPPATVLGGGGSLFDIAAPEPAAESPATSGGEPTEPVEPVGAPTSSGTASTPATDTDLSDLGSLFDVEAPASEPAPAAIESAPAEAVADPEPEPEQAAAAEPEPVGSPAPTSGTTAEPATDVDLSSLGSLFDVEAPASAPPPAASEPEPTAPAEPAPKAEPVEDEAPASGADDVPPTQKPASDDAGPAPRTDVDISGSSSLFDL
- a CDS encoding toxin-antitoxin system HicB family antitoxin, which gives rise to MDITPYVDGLRRDLVAAAEAGSDELRQAAERLAYALDPSARLALMEAISHAAAEITAELPDGSVDVRLVGRELDFVVEVAPPAAIPAPPPPPAPPATPDEDDGDLARITLRIPEAVKARAEEKAAAAGQSLNTWMVGLVRSATNEHAINVDIDLSSVPFVGYDPFAGHRKQGNRRMTGWL
- a CDS encoding calcium-binding protein, producing the protein MRRTTPLTAAALLVLTLLGPTGAAASAAAETCRGEVATLVGAGQLITGTEGRDVIVTNGATRVVAVGGDDVICLTGMSPSGHATIDAGAGDDLVDGTAWRGSVQAELGEGADRFEGGDGENVVAAGPADTARDVIIGGDARDVVDTGVPGEPNADVVDLGAGDDALDYAGVMAPGGSIAGGDGVDELLPSTSRSGATTIDNASGTLVVDQQVIATWSGLETFYTGTIGGAPLQFVGTAADEALVARASGPVDASFGAGDDTLVADEAPRAGSSIEGGRGHDGFYVTTESGLLDLDLARGRLVTGAEARRTIPVTDFENASLYAHRVVLTGTRDGNSLTFGACDATVRGRGGADTVQPDSESMFETVFCPRFPKARVDGGRGDDDLRGTRGRDVLRGGTGNDRLDGRQGPDRLHGGAGRDELRGRSGEDELRGESGRDRADGGSGRDSCRAERERRCER